A genomic window from Synechococcus sp. CBW1107 includes:
- a CDS encoding alanine--glyoxylate aminotransferase family protein yields the protein MSDRHRLHLGPIATPDRLLLGPGPSNAHPTVLKALARTPIGHLDPLYIDLMGEVQDLLRYAWQTENRLTIPMSGTGSAAMEATLANTVEPGDKVLVAVKGYFGLRLVDMAGRYRAEVATIERPWGEAFTLEEIEQALDSHRPAILAMVHAETSTGVCQPMEGIGELCRRYDCLLLLDTVTSLGAVPLHLDAWGVDLAYSCSQKGLSCPPGLGPFTMGERAEAKLASRSGKVPNWYLDVSLLNQYWGSNRVYHHTAPVNMNFGMREALRLLADEGLENAWRRHRLNAERLWTGLERLGLELHVPDHLRLPTLTTVRIPEDVDGKAFSLHLLNTHGIEVGGGLGALAGKVWRIGLMGYNSQPENVDLLLDLLETELPAFRQSAPVAAIA from the coding sequence GTGAGCGATCGCCATCGCCTGCACCTGGGGCCCATCGCCACCCCGGACCGGCTCCTGCTCGGTCCGGGACCGTCGAACGCCCACCCCACGGTGCTGAAGGCCCTCGCCCGCACCCCGATCGGCCACCTGGATCCGCTCTACATCGACCTGATGGGAGAAGTGCAGGATCTGCTGCGCTACGCCTGGCAGACCGAGAACCGTCTCACCATTCCCATGAGCGGCACCGGCAGCGCCGCCATGGAGGCGACCCTGGCCAACACCGTGGAGCCGGGCGACAAGGTGCTGGTGGCGGTGAAGGGCTACTTCGGCCTGCGCCTCGTCGACATGGCCGGGCGCTACCGGGCCGAGGTGGCCACGATCGAGCGGCCCTGGGGAGAGGCCTTCACACTCGAGGAGATCGAGCAGGCACTGGACAGCCATCGTCCGGCGATCCTGGCGATGGTTCACGCCGAAACCTCCACCGGTGTCTGCCAGCCGATGGAAGGAATCGGCGAGCTCTGCCGCCGCTATGACTGCCTGCTGCTGCTCGACACGGTCACATCCCTCGGGGCCGTCCCCCTGCACCTTGATGCCTGGGGTGTCGACCTGGCCTACAGCTGCAGCCAAAAAGGTCTGAGCTGCCCTCCGGGACTCGGCCCCTTCACCATGGGGGAGCGGGCCGAGGCCAAGCTGGCCTCCCGCAGCGGCAAGGTGCCCAACTGGTATCTGGATGTCTCCCTGCTCAACCAGTACTGGGGCAGCAACCGGGTGTATCACCACACCGCCCCGGTGAACATGAATTTCGGCATGCGCGAAGCCCTGCGTCTGCTGGCCGACGAAGGCCTGGAGAACGCCTGGAGACGACACCGCCTCAATGCCGAGCGCCTCTGGACGGGCCTGGAGCGCCTTGGCCTCGAGCTGCATGTGCCGGACCATCTGCGCCTGCCCACCCTCACCACGGTGCGCATTCCCGAGGACGTGGATGGCAAGGCCTTCTCCCTGCATCTGCTCAACACCCACGGCATCGAGGTGGGCGGTGGACTCGGCGCCCTCGCCGGCAAGGTCTGGCGGATCGGCCTGATGGGCTACAACAGCCAGCCTGAGAACGTCGACCTGCTGCTCGACCTGCTGGAGACGGAACTTCCCGCCTTCCGTCAGTCAGCTCCGGTTGCCGCGATCGCCTGA